The sequence below is a genomic window from Micromonospora aurantiaca ATCC 27029.
CCCTACGCATACCCTCGATCATGAGGGGCTCCACCAGACTCTTGGTGTGCGGGTGTCATTTAAGCCTTCTTAACCAGTGGTCACATTCAGGACGACGTTCGGGTCGTTGCGGACAATCACTCCGCGGGCAAGGAGGAGGTCCTGCACGCCGACGAGGATCTCCTCGCGCTCCGCCGACGAGGCGCTAGCCAGCCGGACCACGGCCACGCTGTGCTCACTCACCGCTGATTCCTCCTCCGACCCCGTCCCATCTCAGGAGTACGGCTCGAAGGTAGTTGGCAGAACCTCGCGGAGATAGTCCAGTAAGCTGACCCTTCCGGTGCCGCCCAGAGCATCCAGCAGTAGGTCCAACATGCCGCCTGGATAGCTTTCTCCGGTCCGGCCGCGAATGTCTGCCACCACGCACGTCCACGTGTCGGCGGGCTTACTGGACAATTCCCAGCAAAGCTCCAGCTCGCCGTTGACCGTCCCCCAAGCGAACAGTTCGCCCGGCTTGTTGCCGAACCTGTAGTAATCCTCGATACCGTTGGCCGGATTGGTCCGCCATAGAAGTACGTCGACGTAGTAAGCCGCGTCCTCGCGGTATTCGCTCTCGCATGGGTGGAACACCTGCACGAAGTCGAAAGCGCCCGGAGGGAACCGCTCCACGTACTGCCGAAAGTCCGTGGGGAACTGGTGACCGAAGGCAGCCTGCAACGACGACCAGTCCGGGTCGTACGGAGACCTGCCACTCCAGCCAACCAACGCCGCCAGCCTGTCTACCGCAGTACTCGCACCTGTCACGCTCACATCCTTCCAGGCTGGCCGATGGCTACTGCCACAAGATCGGCTCATCCGCCCGTCCCCGTATGCCGCCGACCCCGCCCCCCTGGGGAGCGGGGCGCTGTCCGGCCCGCCACTTCATCGGACCTGGATACCGTCGCCGGCCTCGCCCGCGGGTCCGCCGGGCTGGTTCGCCACCAGGGCACCGAGCAGCACCTCGACACCTGAATCAACCGCGCCCGCCACGCCGGATGCCCCGAATCCGCGGCTTCGCCGCCGGCCTGGATCACCGCAACACCCCCCCGACAGCTCTCGGAGCCTGCTTCGCCGGCGAAACCGGATGGCGACGCGTGGCGGCGCCCGCGCATCATGACCGGGTGGACGCCCGACCAGCGATCGCTCTGATCGATGACCTTCGGTCATTCGTCGATGGCCGCCGCGCGGAGGTGGCCCGTACGAGCGCTGCCGGAGTCGAGCTTCTTACCCGCTACCGGGATGGTCGGCTGGACGAGCTGTGGCTGGACCACGACCTGGGCGGCGACGACACCATCTGGCCGGTGATAGAGGTCCTGGAACAGGCCGCCTTCGACGACCGCCCCTTCAACATCGGCGTGGTCGTCGTCCATTCCGCCAACCCGGGCGGTGCCACGAGAATCGCGCTTGTCCTGAGGCGCTGGGGTTACCGGGTCCGCGTCGCGTCGGGTTGCTCAGACGTCGGCTACGACAAAGGCCCTCCGGCGAGCTGATCGATCCAGCTACGCCGTCACATACAGTCGTTCTTCGTCCGTGGCGGATCCGGACACTTATCGAGCCCTGAATCTCAGCTACCGACACATCCAACCTGCGTGCCGGGTTACGCGAGCA
It includes:
- a CDS encoding cyclic-phosphate processing receiver domain-containing protein, which codes for MDARPAIALIDDLRSFVDGRRAEVARTSAAGVELLTRYRDGRLDELWLDHDLGGDDTIWPVIEVLEQAAFDDRPFNIGVVVVHSANPGGATRIALVLRRWGYRVRVASGCSDVGYDKGPPAS